The Triticum urartu cultivar G1812 chromosome 5, Tu2.1, whole genome shotgun sequence genome contains the following window.
GGCATCCAGTCAAGCGAGCTCTTTTTTTTTAATTGAAAAAGGGAGAGTATATAAAGTCCCATGCATTGGCTGGCTGGTTCATCAGCGAAGGAAAGAAACCGAGGCAGCTACGAGGAGGTGATCGATGAGCAAGGTGGAGATGGGTGACGAGGAACAAGGACAAGATGTTCTTGCGGTAGATGATCCGGAGAAGAAGTCGTCGGCTGCGAGCGGCAGGCTGCAGCTGTCGCCGTCGTCGTTGAGGGAGGCGCTCTCCTGCACCTCCTCCTTGTCCCTGAGAGAGCAGCAGTACGACGAAGAGGGGGAGCTGAAATGGGCGGCCATCGAGCGGCTGCCCACCTGGGACAGGCTCCACACCTCGCTCCCGCTCCATGCCAACGAAAATGGCAATGCCAACGGCAATGGCGTTCGTCCGCTGGAGCCGGTGGACGTGCGCCGGCTGGGGGCGGCGGACCGGCGGGAGCTGGTGCACACCCTCATCGCCGACATCCACGAGGACAACCTCCGCCTGCTCCGGTACCAGCGCCGCAGGATGGACAGGGTCGGCGTGCGGCAGCCCACGGTGGAGGTGCGGTGGCGGAACCTCCGCGTCGACGCCGAGTGCCAGGTCGTCGATGGCAAGCCGCTCCCCACGCTCCTCAACTCCGCCATCTCCACGTTCTCGGTACGTAATTCATTCGTTCATCTCGCCGCTCTGTTCTTCTCTTCTGTACTAGTATTAGTCGATCGACTCGCCACCTGTTCGCTCAAATGCCACGGTTGCCATCTGCAGCTGCTCACCACCATGCTCGGCTTCAACCGTCACCAAGAAAGGATCCACATCCTCAAAGATGTCACCGGCATCCTCAAACCTTCCAGGTGAGCTTCCTCCTGCTATTTGTCCATGTACTTGCTGATCGACATCCCTCTTTCCTTCCTCCCTCATCATCAGTATTTGTCCAATCTGTGTGTACATTCTGATGCAGGATGACCCTTCTCCTTGGACCCCCGGGCTGTGGCAAAACCACCCTTTTGCTAGCACTTGCTGGAAAGCTCAACAAAAATCTCAAGGTATCCCCACTCTTTTCCATCGACACATGTACTTGGTCATTCAAATAATGGGCATGCACTCCACAGTGTAGGTCTGAAATTGCACGCAGAAAACAGAGAAAATGCTGTATTTCAGTACTTCCTTTACTCACATAGTATGCATGTGTGGGTGCGTAGGTAACAGGAGAAATTGACTACAATGGTGTCAAGCTGCAAGATTTTGTTCCAGAGAAGACAGCAGCTTACATTGGCCAGTATGATCTTCATGTCCCTGAGATGACTGTCAGGGAGACGCTCGACTTCTCTGCAAGATTCCAGGGTGTTGGCAGCAGAGCAGGTATTTTCTTTTTCCTGGGACCTGTTTTTTTTTGGAAAGGAAGTTGAAACCCCCCGGCCTCTTCATCAATAAGATGCACACAACAATTTCTGGGACCTTGTTACTCAAGATTTTTTAGGGACAGCAAGCAACTAACTAATCTAAGCAAATGCCCCATAGTCAGAAAGACCTTGATTTTAGGAAATATTAATTACCCATTCTATCTACTAAACTGAGTGCTCTCAATTTCTTGTACAAAATAGAAATCATGAAGGAAGTCATTAGAAGGGAGAAAGAGGCTGGGATCACCCCTGACCCCAACATAGATACGTACATGAAGGTAAATACTGACCTATTTTGCTATAATGTTGTAACATTTCTGCGTGTGCCCATTGGAACCCTTTTCTCTGATAATATTGAATCAAACCTGAAAACACCATCTTTCTGTCAAGTGCCATAATATTTTTTCAGTGATTCTTGAAAAAGAACAAATAGTATCATGTGTGTACAGAACAGTTCACTTTAGCTGCAACATTTACTATTGCTGTGCACTTTCTTATAGGCAATATCTATGGAAGGTTTAGAAAGAAGCATGCAAACGGACTACATTATGAAGGTAAACAATGTTCAAAGAATAATTCACTGGTTCTAGCGCACAATGTTTTTCGTGTGCATAATCCATTCTTGCCTGACAGATAATGGGACTTGACATATGCGCCGATGTACTAATAGGAGATGCCATGAGAAGAGGTATTTCAGGCGGTGAGAAGAAAAGATTAACCACAGGTGAATTTACAATACATATGACATTTTCAGGATGGTTTTATTGTCTCAACTATAATCTTGTAAATGATATTTCTGcaagataaataaataaataaatttaCTATTCATTGACTAAAATTCCTTAATTGCATATTGGAAGGTATGCACTTTTTCTGGTGGTTAATTGATTTTGTCGATGCTTTCTGTACTTTATTATTACCATGAACTAATATGAAACTCGCCACAACAAAGTTAACAACGGGGGTATGATAAACCATAAATTTCTGTTGTCATGAAAGCACACAAACATGAACTAATCAACTTAGCATGATTCTTCTCTACTTTTTAGAATGTAGCTGTAATGTGTTATATTCAGTTCATGTAATCCCAACCTCAATTTTGGTCTATGTAGGATAAATAATATAAATTAATTCGATACTTGATGCTTATTTTTCTTCACTTGTAAAAATTCCTTACAAGCAGGAGAGATGATAGTAGGACCATCAAAAGCGCTCTTCATGGATGAAATATCAACTGGGCTGGACAGTTCTACCACCTTCCAAATTGTTTCTTGTCTCCAACAGCTAGCTCATATATCAGAGTCTACCATACTGGTCTCACTCCTTCAACCAGCACCAGAGACTTACCAACTTTTTGATGATATTATCTTGATGGCTGAAGGACAAATCGTATACCATGGTCCTAAGAGCTGCATTATGAGTTTCTTTGAATCCTGTGGCTTCAAGTGCCCTGGAAGAAAAGGGGATGCTGACTTCCTTCAAGAGGTATTTAGCAAAATATAGTCATTTATATAGTCTGAATTGCTCATGTCAAAATAAGCATCAATAGCATCTAGGGAGTCATGTAAGCATGGTTCACCTTGTCATCTAACAAAGTGTACGATTTATACCTATAGTTTTGATGTGAATTCAATGAAAGCAAAAATGGTTAATATGAAGTAATTGGGTTTAGATTACGATAACCTGAGTTTGTCATGCTTATTTTACTCTTGCTTACACTCGAAGGTAGTCCACTCTTAACAACTTATGTATTACATAGGTCCTGTCAAAAAAAGATCAACAACAATACTGGAGCCGCACCGAAGAAGGATATAATTTTGTTACTGTTGATCAATTCTGTGATAAGTTCAAAGCATCTCAAAGTGGTCAGAATCTTGCTGGGGAGCTTTTGAAGCCGTATGACGAATCTAAAGGACATAATAATGCCCTGTCCTTCAGTATCTACTCATTATCCAGGTGGGATCTACTCAAGGCATGTTTTGCACGAGAGCTCCTTCTTATGAAAAGGAATGCCTTCATCTACATAGCAAAAACCATTCAGGTAAGGAAGTCGAAGCTATCTTGGAAAAAAAAGTGATTGATGCATGGGAATTTTGTGCCTAGTTTTACAGTGCTATTTAGAATGTCACATGCTAGGTGTTTTATGGGTGTAGATTCAGTTCTAGTCTGTAAATGCATAATCCTGAAATTACATGCATTATGCTCAGTATTAGTTACCGATCGAAATATAGCAAAATCTAGATCTTGTGTACACTGAGAACATTGAACTCTTGGCCCTAAAGCAATGTGATGCAATAAAGTTCTTGTGCTACTATGGAGGTCTGCAGGTCTCAATAAAGCTTTCACACTAAAAGTTGAGATCTATGTTTACATCTACATTTGAGTCACTTTCATCTCTCCAGTGAACTGCAGCATTAATATATATAGTACCTCCTCCATTCCAAATAACTTGAAGTTCTAGGTTTATCCTAATCCAAACTTCTTTAAGTTTGATCAAGCCTATAtaaaaatataccaacatcaacAATACCAAATTTGTTTCAGTAGATTCATCATAAAATATATTTCCATACCACATATATTTGATGTTGCACTGTGCAGGGGTAAGGCTTCACTCGTATAATCCTTCCCCATACCCCACCTGGTGTGGGAGCTAGATATTATCACATTTTTCTATAAACTTTATCAATATTGAGAAGTTTGACTTAGGACAAAgctagaacttcaaataatttggaacagagggagtagacAATAAAGGTAAAGATTGATGCCGTATGTAGCTCTAGTTGTGCTCAAATGCGAAATATTGTAGGAATAGGGACTGTGTGCTTAACACAGATTACATGGACTTGTAGCCATCTTGCAGTATTTTCTTCTGCACACTGAGAACATTGAACTCTTGGCCCATATAGAAGTCTACAACAGGAAGTTTCCCAGCATGTCAGCATCTTATTCTACATTCAGTTCCTACTCAGTGTGAAATTTCAGGACTTAAACATGCACACCATAAACTAACATATGTATTTCTGCGCTGCAGCTTGGATTACTTGCTGTTATTACTGGGACAGTATTTCTTCGCACACGTATGAGTGTTGACAGAATTCATGCTAACTATTATATGGGTTCACTCTTCTATGCGCTCCTGCTGCTGATGGTGAATGGATTCCCTGAGCtggccatgacaattgacagtctgCCGGTCTTCTACAAACAGAGAGACGACTACTTCTATCCTGCATGGGCTTATGCAATACCATCTTTTATCCTAAAAATTCCAGTCTCTTTAGTTGAGTCAGTAGCTTGGACAACAATATCCTACTACCTGATTGGCTATACCCCGGAAGCATCCAGGTAAAGTTTACAATTCTGTTGTAGAAACTAATTACCAAGTGGGATGGGAGCACTAGTTGAACTACAACAATATTTTGATTGAGGAATTATCATCATTCACCCAACTCGAGTCATTTAGATGTGGAGTATAATCACCCAATGAAAAATAAAAGATTCTTGCCAGTGAAAATAGTCCAAAGTATAGCATTGTTTATAATGGTTTTGCTGTGATCTGGTGTATTGTAGTCGAACATAAAAATCCCTTATCTAACACTATATTTACTTTTCTTTTAGAATTTCTTTCCGCGAAAATAGTTTTTTCAGTTGCAATACTTGCTTTGTGGTAACATGCACGATTCTTGTGTTCAGATTTTTCTGTCAGCTCCTCGTCCTCTTCCTCATGCACACAGTAACATTATCAATGTTTCGATGTATCGCCTCATACTGTCAAACAATGGTGGCTGGTTCAGTTGGTGGTACGATGGCATTTCTAGCCACCCTTCTGTTTGGGGGTTTCATAATTCCTCGTTGTAAGACACTCCCTTATTTTCTTCCCACAAAAAAAAGAATACTCCCATTTCATATTGCTAACAACAGATGAGTCCTAATTTCTTGCAAAAGTAGGTCGTCCTCAATTATTAAGCAAGCATCACTAACATTTTCAGTGCCGTGTTACTACAGCATTACTGCCTAATTGGCTAAAGTGGGGATTCTGGCTTTCTCCATTGTCGTATGGTGAAATAGGCTTAACTGGAAATGAGTTTTTGGCACAAAGATGGTTGGAGGTACACTTTGGCATACCAAGTATGAATTAAGTTTAGAAACATGTAATATCAAAAGATACTTTTTTTTTTATCTTGATAGATCAAGGTATCTGGTGTAGCACTTGGAAGGAGGATCCTAATGGATCAAGGGGTAGACTTCTCCAGCTATTTTTACTGGATCTCAATTGGAGCATTGCTTGGGTTTACTTTGATGTTCAATGTAGGCTTTGCCATAGGTTTGACCATTAAAAAGGGTAAGTGTGACATGTACGAAACTGCATTAAGCTAAACAACTTAAATACTACTCCCTCCaatccaaaataagtgtcgcagTTTTGAACTTAGGTTGAACTAACCTTAGTTCAAAACTGTGACTTATTTTGGATCGAAGGGGGTATAATTTTCTAGTGTAGAAGTGTCACATAAATTGTGAACTCAACAAGCATATGCTAGAGAAGTAAAAAAAAAC
Protein-coding sequences here:
- the LOC125508825 gene encoding ABC transporter G family member 41-like; translation: MSKVEMGDEEQGQDVLAVDDPEKKSSAASGRLQLSPSSLREALSCTSSLSLREQQYDEEGELKWAAIERLPTWDRLHTSLPLHANENGNANGNGVRPLEPVDVRRLGAADRRELVHTLIADIHEDNLRLLRYQRRRMDRVGVRQPTVEVRWRNLRVDAECQVVDGKPLPTLLNSAISTFSLLTTMLGFNRHQERIHILKDVTGILKPSRMTLLLGPPGCGKTTLLLALAGKLNKNLKVTGEIDYNGVKLQDFVPEKTAAYIGQYDLHVPEMTVRETLDFSARFQGVGSRAEIMKEVIRREKEAGITPDPNIDTYMKAISMEGLERSMQTDYIMKIMGLDICADVLIGDAMRRGISGGEKKRLTTGEMIVGPSKALFMDEISTGLDSSTTFQIVSCLQQLAHISESTILVSLLQPAPETYQLFDDIILMAEGQIVYHGPKSCIMSFFESCGFKCPGRKGDADFLQEVLSKKDQQQYWSRTEEGYNFVTVDQFCDKFKASQSGQNLAGELLKPYDESKGHNNALSFSIYSLSRWDLLKACFARELLLMKRNAFIYIAKTIQLGLLAVITGTVFLRTRMSVDRIHANYYMGSLFYALLLLMVNGFPELAMTIDSLPVFYKQRDDYFYPAWAYAIPSFILKIPVSLVESVAWTTISYYLIGYTPEASRFFCQLLVLFLMHTVTLSMFRCIASYCQTMVAGSVGGTMAFLATLLFGGFIIPRSLLPNWLKWGFWLSPLSYGEIGLTGNEFLAQRWLEIKVSGVALGRRILMDQGVDFSSYFYWISIGALLGFTLMFNVGFAIGLTIKKVPGTSQAIISRNKLTTFDGGDQDNNTENRMPKLQAETALSPNRTGRMVFPFTPLIISFQDVNYYVDTPAEMRGHDYVEKKLQLLHNITGAFQPGVLSALMGVTGAGKTTLLDVLSGRKTGGVIEGDIRIGGYPKIQQTFARISGYCEQTDVHSPQITVSESVAYSARLRLPPEVDSKARNEFVKEVLEIIELDEIRDSLVGIPGVNGLSTEQRKRLTIAVELVSNPSIIFMDEPTSGLDARAAAIVMRAVTNVADTGRTVVCTIHQPSIDIFEAFDELMLMKRGGELIYAGPVGHHSCEVIKYFQAIPGVARIKENYNPSTWMLEVTSTSMELQLGVDFAQMYRESSMCKDKDMLVKRLSMPVPGTSDLHFPTQFPQKFWEQFKACLWKQCLSYWRTPSYNLVRIVTLAVACIFFGVLFWQQGNINHINDQQGLFTILGCMYGFILFSGVNNCQSVMPFVSVERSVVYRERFAGMYSPWAYSFAQVAMEIPYVLVQVVLFMLIAYPMIGYEWTAAKFFWFMYTMLCTLLYFVYLGMLMVSLTPNIQVASILASMFYTLQNLMSGFIVPAPQIPKWWIWLYYISPMSWTLNVFFTTQFGDHNDRMIVVFGETKSVAAFMTDYFGFRRDLLPLGAVVLVAFPVLFAVLFGYNISKLNFQRR